The Gilliamella apicola genome window below encodes:
- a CDS encoding TadE/TadG family type IV pilus assembly protein: protein MLKRWRLFAGEKNGVVTIQFAVIFPFLLILFLIAFEFSRIMIIGSALDLMTTEITRRTAITEQDDYAEKIEGLIQSEVPLWPYIADTKNFSVNLKYCKKVSEVVGDQCQSALTDETHILLFDLRYQYFSVFSQLFSFLDTALTRKVVVYREFIKSEMVGQ from the coding sequence ATGCTGAAACGTTGGAGATTATTTGCTGGTGAAAAAAATGGAGTTGTTACAATACAGTTTGCCGTTATTTTTCCTTTTTTACTTATTCTTTTTTTGATAGCGTTTGAATTTAGTCGAATTATGATTATTGGTTCGGCACTAGATTTAATGACTACAGAAATAACAAGACGGACAGCAATCACTGAGCAAGACGATTATGCAGAGAAAATTGAAGGTCTAATTCAATCTGAAGTTCCTTTATGGCCTTATATTGCTGATACTAAGAATTTCAGTGTTAATTTAAAATATTGTAAAAAGGTGAGTGAAGTTGTTGGTGATCAATGTCAGAGCGCTCTTACTGATGAAACCCATATATTACTATTTGATTTAAGATATCAGTATTTCTCAGTTTTTTCTCAACTTTTTAGTTTTCTTGATACAGCTTTAACAAGAAAAGTTGTTGTTTATCGTGAATTTATCAAAAGTGAAATGGTAGGACAGTAA